The stretch of DNA GACACCTCTTGTCATCATGTTTCATTCCCAGATTGTGCCCCAGCTCATGTGCAACCACTGTGGCATGACGTAACATTTTGTTATGATTCAGCTGATAAAGAGAATCAAGTTTAAAAAAGTGAAACCGTGGAAAACACTGTTTGGGCCCAGTGATTTACTCCCACCACAAAGCTCTCAGGGACTATGAAGGCAGAATACCAAATTGTATTGTAAGGTGAAAGCAGCAAGGACTGACAATTTGTCACTTTATTTTCAGGTGGGGCTGGattctgccactccttccctgAGGATCATATTCTGGATAATAAGCTGGCAGCTGGTCTGGATCACCACTGGAAATTTTACTCTGTGTGATTCTGTTCTATTCTCTCTACACTGTTAGACACTGATTTCAAAGGAGTTTTCAACAACAAATGTACAGGTAAAGAACAGAATCTGCTTCTGAGATTGTCCACAATGTTGTGGCATCCATACTTTAAGGACAGGAACCTCTGGAGTTACTGGTTCTGCCTCAAGGATGGcgaaaaaatagttttgtacttatttttaaattttttttactgtttgctGTCCTATTGTGAGGAATTCCAGACACTTGAGACTACAGTGCATTATGTTcactttctatttatttaaagagtaaaaaaccccaccattATTTTGTAGCTGCATTCCCATCCCAACACCTCTGTGCTTATGAACTTTAATGGTATAAGGATGAGATTATGCAATATTGAATTTCGTGAATCACAAAAGATGACCAAAAGAATTTGTTGAAGATTAAATGAGCCAAATGGGCTGGAATTTGACAAATAAATTGGgaagtgctaaaaaaaaaaaaaaacaaaaaaaaaaggtgtaaaatATGCACAAGTCTTTACATAAGAAACCCCATGAAAGAAATCAGCCAACTCCAAGACCAGGGTGATTTGACCAAGTAGGTCAAGGACCAGTTTCTTCCATACCCAAGTTATGATGTACTCACAGTGCTGATTGACCCTCCCTGGACATGTGAGCACACAGTACCCACAAAAGCCATTCCAATGGATCCACTGAAAGAGCTTCTCCCTCTGCAACAAGAGCAGTTTAGAGGTGGTGTTAAAAATGGGTTGAAAGTTCATGATTTCTACTAAAAGACACTGACAAGTTGGAAAGAAATATTGCAAGGCAAAATTTGGTCTTCTTGAAGTCAAGAAGGAATTTATCACCACAGCAGGGTTTCATTCTAATTAATAATGAATATCTGAATAACAGCTTGAAAATAATGATCAATCACTTAAGTCTGCTGTGTCACTGCACTCAATTCcagaaaggctaaggtgggaagggacctctggaggtcaccCTGGAGTTGATTAACTCTTAAGAATCCATTATAGCTTCTTATCATTTTTCCAGGTTAAACCATTTTGGAAGTGCAGAGGATTTTACTCCAggtatattttaattaatagaaAAGCCCCAAATCATATACATTAACACTGGCAGCCTGGCTGGTTTTCCCTGAATGCAAACTTACATTATGAGGTGACCAACATCATTTCTTGAGCGCTTCAGAAGATCTTTCTGTCTCCAAGAAACAAATCTACTCAGCACATCTCCAGCTGAACCATCCATTACAGATATGTGGTTAGCATCTGTCCAAACCTCTAATCCAACCAAAACAATCTGGATGTTTAATGCTCtatacatctgaaaaaaaaatataattaacatCCCTCAGATGTTCTGATGGAGTTCTGAAAGATGACTTCATTACTACTGAGTAAACAATAAGCTGAACATAGTGAGCAGGACATAACTTCAGTTTCTTTGAAACTCAATATATGATATTTGTaattataaatgaaatataaaatatttataaattgcaaactaaataaaaatatttagaatataaAATGAAGTATAACTGAAAACACTCTACTTTATGGAAGTACTTAAACATATCTTTAGAAAGAAAGCTGCTCTTCTGAACACTATCATAAAATAGAAACTACTGAATCCAGGCAACTTATCTGACCTACCCCATCAACATAATTAATCAGCTCCACTGTTTCCTTTTGCACTGCAGCAGGATCAGAATTCTTCAGCAAAAACTGTAAAATACCATAACAGtgtcagaggagaaaaattagcaaaacagcaaaatgtATTTAGTGTTGGATGATATAATTACCCTGTTGTGATCCACAACCACGAACAATTCCACATAGCTCTTCTGGGGCAGGACAGCTCGCTTCTCCTGCAAATGAGAAAACACAGTAAATTAACATAATGAGTTTGCAACACTGCATTTTGTAACGTGGCCTCAATTTGTGTTAGATTGCCACATAAACATCTCTGTGTCAGTAACTCACACCAGGGCAGCCACTGGGATGCATGAGCTGAATGGCAGCTTGTGCATTTCATGTCCTACCCACAGCTGTCCTGGCCAGACTCTGCTCTGTGAGCTGTGTGAGGTCCCACTGTGCTGATCTTCTGTTCCAGGATTTCCTCAGCAGGGCTCCCACCACCTTGGTGTCCACGGAAATGAAGGCCACAAGGAAATGTCCTGCCAGGCCAATCCCACCTGTGCCAGAGCAAGAGCCCTGGAGATGCCTTGGGCTGCAGCTCAAGggagaaacagaaatatatttaccCTGaggagcctgtccctgctggaggTACTGTTTGatgaaaatgtgtatttcacAGACTGCTTCACAAACATCTCATGCTCCAGGCTGCCATTCAGCACCCCACAGTGGAAGGGGATACCCTGCTCATCTTCCAATTCATAAAGCACATGTTCAGATGTGCTGGGTGTGTTGAGGGGCTCCATTCCGTACCATTTGCCGCCAATGTAGAGAATTCCCCTAACAATCATAACAGAATGAAACATTATTTCATCGTTTTTCCCCTCGTGGTTATGACTAGATGAATGAATAACAGCTGGATACTTAGACACTatgttgaaataaattattatttgaaatCATATTAATATGGGGGTAAGTTCAAATGACCAATAAAAGATAAACCAGAACTTATTTAAAATACTCAACAAGTTAGGGCTTCTTGAATCAGTtagaaaaggaaggggaaaaaaagagaatgaagcCAAATTGTTGTTATATTAGTCTGGATTGTGAGTAGAGAGCTGATGCAAAGGGTCCCTTTCAGCCCTTATCTCTATTCATTTAAAGGCTGCCAGGACATGTCCTAATTTATTGTGAGCAACATCTCTCTGTGAAACTTCACCTGAAAGATACATGAGTGAATTTTATCCTGTTTATGATTTTATtgtatttgaaacaaaaaaaaggttCAAATTTGGACaaaattttttcatggaaatggtTTGTCTTTTGAAATGTGTCCATTCATAAGACAAAGTTGTCTGCAGGAGTGTTTTTAAGTTCACCAAAAGCTTCATCaaggtaagatttttttttctacaaaggTATCTCTGGTCATGACATTTACATCAAGTACTAGAAACCTAAGGTCATGCCCAGGTTCTGCCTATATTTATTACAAtttctctaatatttttttttttcccgtgaAGGGATtttggaaaagggggaaaaagtgtGAGTTTAGGGAAACTATAAAACCTATAATGAATTTCAGCTTCATCAAAaggtgaaatattaaaaaaaaaataggaagagaaaatacCTAAGGCCATCACATGTGCTAAGAGCAAGTGTGGAGTCAGCAATTCCTTCAACAGTGCCATGATAATAACAGTGTGTCTGAAATGCAACAAACCCACATAATTAGTGACACAACAAGGTGGCTGCCTTCAACTGCAAACTTATTTTCTAACTAACTATATTATTTGCATGACATCAGGCCTGGCTGTTAGAAATTTACAGAGCTCCCTACTTGGAAAGTAATCCTGACCTTCTTGGAGGAGAATATCCTTTGACATGAGTACCTGAAGTAGCCTTTGGTCCCTTGGTTCTAGAACACAGCCAGCTTTTTAGTTTAACCCATCAccatcttttatatttttataaaatttttattgtatttttataaaattgtaaaatatgttaatattttaatctaCATTGCTCATCCTGCTTAAGAACTGCTTTGAGGAGATCTTTCATGCACAAACCACCCAATTAGGTCTCACTGAGCAGTTTaaagatgaaattaaatttagaagTATTTATAAGGCTTGTTTGATACAGGATGTAAAAACTCTAGAGCTTTGATGCTGCCATTGTACTTTAAATTGCACGTTATGCAAAGGTGGCTCAAATTCAGGCTTGGCATAATCTCCTGGCAAATCCTTTCACACCTGGGGGAACAGGAGTGCTGCACCCCACAAACAGCCCAGTCCCTCGTGAACCTCATCTTTAGACCACTGGTAACTGTTAAACAGAAATGCTCCACTGTGAAAACTCACAAAAGTCTCATTCCCACcaattctattttttcttgGCTTCCCtagtttttcagagaaaattctGGCACAAAGGGGATGTTTTATTATGTACTATACCTCATTTTTGGATGGTGTTGCCTGcagtttcccattttccccatatGTGTACAGCTTAAAGTCATCACTAAGAAGttttctggaaacaaaaataaactacTGCTCTTTTAATGGTCTAGAAACAAGGAACAAGTCAAGAGTCCTGATAAATGCTACATTCTGTTAGCAGCACACTCAATGCTAAATTACTATTAAAATCCAAGCAcatgaagcaaaatattttaaaatgagctggattttttgaaaaagaagttattttgaaacttattattatttattttaactaaaatatCCATAGAGAATCTAAACAGACTCAGTTGCATAAGAACCTGGCCTATTACAGGCTCAGGAATGAGGAataagagaaacagaaacatttcttaaaatacagcAGAGCTAAAACCCCTATGACCTGCTAATAAAAACTAATATTGAACTGAATTCTAATTTTTCCTAAGGATTTTCTTAAATGTACTGTCTTGCACtgctaataaaaaaataatcaaaataaatttcttcaaaGCTAGAAAAACTATTATTCCCTTCTATTTGCAAGATAGTACCATAACAGAGACACTACATTAAACAGTATTTAACAGAGTTGTTTTGTAGTTGCTACAATCTGGCATTTAAATGgtttcttctgaattttttcagtataaaaatGCTTCTCTGTATGCAACTAACCCAGAAACAAGACAATTCCTTAGAACACTCTATCAcatacttatttttcttcagctttagGAGGTATGTTCCATTTCTGGTTTTAACTGAGTAAGAAAGACTGTCATCTGAATGCtcctgaaaacagaacaaaagacATCACTTAATTAGGTGATTTTTCTATTGGGTTTTGTTTATTCCATGTTTTGCTTGACAAGAGAGGCCCAACTACTGTGTATGTTTTAAGTAAACAACCCCAAGACTCCTAACTCTCAGGCTTCCATATTTCAAACTCTCAGCAGCAAAGTGAACATTCTTTCCTATGTAAAGTGTAAATGCCATGAATCTATATTTTCATTTAGGCAGGAGGGCACAGTCCATGAATGCCCTCTTTGCTAAGTACCACATCATGCTTTGTGACACTCCTTCTGTAAATCAGATAAACGACTCCCAGTCTTTTATCCCCTAATTGGTTTGCACAAAGATGACTAATGTTGTTTCATTAACAGTTACTTCGGTAAATGAACTCGGTATCTGGCACAAAGGTAAGTTACCTCAGAACTGAAGAATTGAGGCTCAGGTTTCTCTTCTAACTCATCTCTTAACCTGTGCCACTCTGTGGGACCATTTGTATCCTTTGGGTGCTACATGGCTGAAATCCTCTGGTTATTATCCAAAGACCAGAACACGGACAGCATGGATGTTAGCTCAAGTTCAACATCTAATCTGActcagaagaaatgaaaatatgctTCATGTCCCTTCTCACTTCTGTCTTACAAGGCCATTAACAGGATTAGAAGTTTGGAAGGCACTCAGAGTACAATCACAGGCTTTTGTGGGAACAAATTTACTTAAAACTGGTTGAAAACACTAAGAATCAGAAGAGAGAGCGTGGGGCACATTTGATTACAATAATCTCTGTATACCATCCATTGTATGTGTGTGAAATGTAGGACAGTGTTTtgacaatcagaaaaaaaagaaaatcagaataacAAACCTCATGAGAAAATGGGTGATGTTTCTCTCTGCCTGTCAGACTTCGAGGAATGATTATTTCTAATGTAGAAAGTCTGGATGTGTGTTCAGAGGATATACCTGAAAATAGAGTTTGAAATTCGTAAAGAATCAGAAAGGATAAGGCATTAAGTGAAACAATTCAGGAATGATCAAACTGACTGTAAAAAAAGTTACTTCAGATTAAAGCTGGGGTCTTCCAGAGCACACAAAGAAAAACCATCAAAGCCTTTAAACAAAATCTTAATTCTCTCATATTCTGGATTATAAACTTTGTgactttgtcatttttttcttccatgactGACACTTTTAACCTGATGTACCACATAAATTGGTGCAGCTGgccttctcctttctccattGTCCTGAATAAGGAGCACTTTTAGTTGTCCTCTGGATACAATTTGTCCACTTCCTGTGTGGAAGAAAACGTGGCTCACCACGCTGCCTCCTGCCATTGCCTAATCTTGCATTTTGTTTGTTCTAGCAACAGTCAGATCTTTGCAAAAGGTTTGTAGCCTTTTACATGATATCAGAATTATCTCCAGAACAACATGCTAATGCAGGAAGCTAAAGATAAGAAGGCTGCCAAGTATCTGGTTTCAGGTAAGTGGTTTTATAAAGACAAAAACAATCTCcagtgactttttaaaaaaatgtgtgaagtTGAAttaatcttcctttttcttctctgctcatCAACTGATTTGATCAACAGAGATACAACCATTGCTTTTAAACAGAATCAACAATAACACGAGTTTTAACAATGGAAGTGGTTTCTTCTGtattaaattgttcttttttaaggaaacagaGAGATTTCTTCACATTTATAGTAGTACAAAGTCACCCTCAGCTTCCCCATTCCTGTGAAAGGAATTCATAATTGCAAAAACGTCACACAACCAGCCATTCAAAGTAAGGAGGGTTCTCCAGTGTAATGATGATCTCTACCTGCTAGATAGCatcaggatttttaaaaggtagGTGCAGGTAGCATATGTTTAACAGTACAGGCTGCAATTGCAGTCAAAATGTGGAAGCTGGTATTAGCAAACCGGTCTGGAAAGAGTATCAGCATTTGATATTGTGATTTTGCTCTTAATCttcaataattttattatctAAATCACAAAATCCATTCTGTTTCATGAGTGAAGTGTATGTTGAACTAACCATGGAGATGATCTTTTAACAATTCAAATTTTGACACCTGAAAATAGGAAACCATCTTTGATGCATGTCATAAAAATACCAGTTTCCAAGAAACATTTCAGGTGTTACACTTAAATCTAAAATGTGAAGCCAAATCGTAAATGGAGATGAGTTAATGAAAAATTCCAATGAAATTGTAGGAATTTCCCTCACATCagtgaagaagaaatatttttctacagtGTCTGTTATTGAGGAGAGTGACAGCAACTGCAGTTGTCACAACCAATGTCCTGCACAGAAAATGATGGGTTTACATACCTATGAtatccaggaggaaaaaaccccacaaagagCTCAACTATAAAAAGTTTCAACCTGTAATCTTTTCCAAGATTCCCTCAATGAGCAGGGCTGCACAAGGAGAGCTGTGGCTCAATGTTAAAGGTGTGCATCATTACAATCAGGGTCCAAGCAGACTTGGAGAAACTTTctgaatatgtaaaaaaaaagaaagcttacCTTTTATCCAAAAAGGCTTTCCAGTTAAAATTAGTCCAAAAGTGAACAAAAAGAAGCTGTGCATTAACATGACTTCCCAGAGAAACTACTCCAGCATctgagctggctctggctgctctgcagggaacCAGAAGAATGAGAACCGTCTGCTCCGAAGgtaaacaacagaaaaagctCTCTGATACTGCATCTCTGCTGAGGAAATGGGAAGTAAAATTTAATCCACTAGGCTTGTGAGAAAACTGGTCAGACAGCctaatgcaaataaaaagcagcacatTCTTAAATGCTGATTGGAGAGTCCTGTGTCAGGATCAAACTGGTTTATTCTAAAGGACTTTGATCCCACGGAGAGATCATATGAGATTAGAAACACAAAATACTGCTACTGACAAATACAGTGTTAGGATGTTTATCCTGGCTACTGCCAGCTCAATAAAAAACTAGTGTGAATCAAtttattctttgaaattttACCTTCttgtcttctatttttaaatccttacttttaaatataatgCATATGAACACatgaaaatccccaaaacagaGGTTCTACCCAGTCCCTTCTATGTTAAACACAATGCTCCTCACCAGAAGTCCATAATTTTGTGCAGATCATTGCTCTTCCAGGATCAGAGTCATCTTCCACGTAACCACATTGTCaccaagagcagaaaagaaacgCTTCTAAAACTGGATGAGTTTGCAGTGCATTTCAGAAGTATCACACGCAtttagaaacacaaaaatgagGCTGAGACAACACACTCAAACAtttacattaattaattttaatgaattatttgattaaagcagagaaaattccGTTTTCCATTGCTGGTAAATCCTATAAAACAATGCCTTAAGTGACAAAAAGCAGAATGCTTGGCTGTATTTGCAGCATTAGTTTGTCAAAGCCCGTTCAGGTCAGTTTCCTGAGAGTCACAAACTGAGAACAACCTGAACATTCCTGCACTGAGCACTGGTGGAAGCAGAACTTGACACCCCCATTCCCTGGGTCTGTGTCTGCCACAGCCTCAGGAGCAGCATTCCCCAACTCCAGAAGGTGAGATCctactgaaaattaaatgaacTCATCTTTTATTTATGGCCTCTTTTATTCATAGCCTCTCTCCTGTGTGGTGCACTATCAGGACACAGCTCGGGAGAATCCCGCTGCTCCAAATTTTGACATATTAGCAAGTTTCACAGAATCCAAGAAtcatttcagttggaaaagacctttgaggtATTGAGTCCAACAGGGGAACCTGTTGTGTTGGATCACACTGTGGgagaagaactttttcctaatatccaccCTAGACCTCTTCTGGCACAACTTcagggtcagtctcttctcccaagcaaccagtgacaggacaagaggacattGCCTTAAGCTGCACCGCAGGAGGCTTGGGGTGGACATTACTAGGAACTTCTCCTCAGGAGTGCTTTGCCATTGGAAtgggcagcccagggaggtgcgGGACTCAGAAGTGTTTAAGGAAAGCCTGGACGTAGCCAAGGTATGGTTGGCACGGTGATGCTGGGTCATATAATGGACTCGGTTATCTCAACGGTGTTTTCTACGCGAATTAACTCCGGCTCTCTGCGACCCCATGGCCATTCCCCCGGGCTGAGGGTGCCGCTCCCCGGGCTGAGGGTGCCATTCCCCCGGGCTGAGAGTGCCATTTCCCCCGGGCTGAGAGTGCCATTTCCCCCGGGCTGAGGGTGCCATTCCCCCGGGCTGAGAGTGCCATTTCCCCCGGGCTCAGGGTGCCGCTCCCCCGGGCTCAGGGGGCCATTCCCGAGCTGAGGGTGCCGGTCCCCGGGCTGAGGGGGCCATTCCCCCGGGCTGAGAGTGCCATTCCCCCGGGCTGAGAGTGCCATTCTCCCGGGCTGAGGGTGCCGCTTCCCGGGCTGAGGGTGCCATTCGCCCGGGCTGAGGGAGCCGCTCCCCCGGGCTCAGGGGGCCATTCCCGAGCTGAGGGTGCCATTCCCCCGGGCTGAGGGCGCCGCTCCCCGGGCTGAGGGTGCCATTCCCCCGGGCTGAGGGAGCCGCTCCCCCGGGCTGAGGGTGCCGCTCCCCGGGCTGAGAGTGCCATTCCCCAGGGCTGAGTGTGCCATTCCCCCGGGCTGAGGGTGCCATTTCCCCGGGCTGAGGGTGCCGCTTCCCGGGCTGAGAGTGCCATTCCCCAGGGCTGAGTGTGCCATTCCCCCGGGCTGAGGGTGCCATTTCCCCGGGCTGAGGGCGCCGCTCCCCGGGCTGAGGGTGCCATTCCCCCGGGCTGAGGGCGCCGCTCCCCCTCCGGCGCTCCCTCAGACGGTCCCGCCGCTGCCCAGCGCGCACGCGCGGAGCCCCCGCGCTGCGCAGGCGCGtcccggccgcggccgccgctgaGGGTCGGTCGGTGCCGCTGCCCCGCCCGGCTGTCCCGGCCGGGCGCTGCCCGCGGCTCCGCGATGTCGAGCGGCTGCGcggcggcggaggaggaggcggaggagggAGGCCGGGAGCCGCGCTGTGTGTCGGCGCGGTGCTCCTGGCCCTGCGCGCCGCCGGGCGGCCTGGCCCGGGCGCTGTGCCTGCGGCGGGGTGCGGGGGACGGCGAGCCCTGGTGAGTGCGGCGGGCGGCGAGAGGGAGcgccgggctgggccgggcgggagcggggctggcggGACAACGCGTGTCgcttcctccccccccccccccccgcagcaGCGAGGCCGTGGTGGCGGAGCGGCGGGAGGGCGGCGAGGAGCCCTGCGAGCTGCGGCTGCAGTGCCGGCCCGGCGCCGAGATGGTGTCCGTGGGGATCGTGAGCCAGGCCCGGAACATGGAGGTGTACGTGGGCGAGGAGTACTGCGGCACCGGCCGGGGACAGAGCCGCGGCACCCGCCCGGCCCCAGGGTGAGTGGCGGGCACGGGCGGGGCTGGGTCCGCGCTCGCTGCTGGCAGCCTCgtactctgtgtgtgtgtctgtgaggCGCTCCTGCTGTTCGAGACCTGGCGTCTGTAACAAGGCTGAGAGAACCGAGGTTGTTCGGCCCGGAGAAGACCCTAGAGCCATTTCCACTGCCTAAAAAGGCTGcgggagagctggagagggactttggacaagggctTGTAGAGATAGGATGGGGGGGGGGATGGCTtcacactgccagagggcagggttaggtgggatattaggaagaaattcctccctgtgagggtgggcagggcctggcacagggtgcccagagcagctgtggctgcccctgcatccctggcagtgtccagggctgggttggacagggtttggagcaccctgggacagtggaaggtgtccctgcccatggcaggggtggcactgggtcatttttaaggttccttccaacccagcccaTTCTTGGGTTCTATGACAGTCTTTTTGATAAGTAGTCATCTTGTACTTCAAAGAAcaagagagatttaaaaaagaaggttttgttttccccttcagTACTTCCTTCCGTGCTTTGCCAGGGGAAATAAAGCAatgcttctgttttgttttgaagtcaTTACATGGCACATCTGCTGCTTAATTAGCTAACTAGAAACCAGTCGACTCAGAGCCTCAGGGAGGATGGGTGAATAATGTACTGAACCTCAAAAGCTTCTCTAGTGCACAGTGCAAGCACCCATACAAGTAATTTTTACATAAATGATAAGATTCATTACAAGTTGCATATAAACATTAAAGCTGCTATTAGAAAGTAAAAAACTGCTAAAAACTAGAAACTAAAAGTGCTGTTGGAAACCATAAATCTGCATTAGAAATGTGTTCCAGTTAGTCTTGTttcttatataaatatttactgatATAGTgtatttctacaaaaaaaattaccttgtAAATTGATGTTActgcttgtttattttatttttctagtgaAACTGAAGAGGTTACTTTATACCACAAGTACCTTCAGTTTGAATGCCCTGCAGCATCCTGTAGAATTAAGGTAGGGAGTTGAACagcattgttttatttttcttctatcttTTTAATCACTTAATTGACTAAATTGCATTGCTCTTAGTAAAATTCTTGGTTTTATACACTTCATCTCTTCACATAATCACTTAAAAATCTGTTGGCTCTTACTTTGTCTTGATGGCAGAGTGCTCCTTTTAAATTGGTATTTAAATTGGTATCTCAGTTTTTTTTCATGAAGACTTTATATGATACAGATAATTTAGTCTTAGAGAAAAAACCATCAACCAGATAAACTGCAGATCTATGATTAGATCTGTCAGCTCTAGGGTTAAATAAGCTTGTGAAAATTGTGTGGCCACACTCTAAAATTCTTAGAAAAACTTTATGTATATTTGGGGTACTCAGGCACCTCTGTTCCAGTCAGAATTTTATGGGGAATAATAGTAAGGAGAAATTGGCTTAATTTGGAAAAGAGTTCATCATAATTTTTCCCAAGACTCAAAGAACAATGCATTGTCCTCTATGtacaaagaaaacatgaaatggTTTTTCGCCTAACcgaagtattttttttccttcttgcaaTAGCTGCTCTCCTTTGGTGAGAAACACAGAGTACTCATCAGTAAAATAATTCTAGAAGTGAAAGCAGTGTCTGCAAAACTAGCAACTGATTTTCCTTCACTAGGCTCAAGCATAGATCTAGACAGAGTGCAAACTATAATGGAATCCATGGGATCTAAGTTGTCTCCAGGTGCTCAGCAGCTCATGGACATGGTCCGGTGTCAGCAGAAAGTAAGTCACTTTTCCACAAACACAAACTGGCACTTTGCCAGTTAGGAATGCTCTAAAAAGATTCTGGGGACTTTTAATCCACACTTAATGCCATTTTCATCCTGATTTATCTGTTGCCACTCAGATGAGTGCAGTGAGTAAAGATTGTGTTCTCcaggatgatgatgattattattattattatgcatTCTTGTAATTTTAAGTTTCACTACTCTCCTTTTGCCTGTTGGCATTGTCACTGCTGGTCAAGGATGGGTGGGCATTTTCCCTGGAGTGTTTGGGGTGTAGATAGAAGGGCTGGTTTGTCTCTTTAATGGTCATTATAACCATGCCACCTTCAACTAAAAGTAAAGTGCTCTCACAGAACATTTACTTCAGATCCTAATCCTGCAAAGTGGGCTGTATCAACAGAATTCTGAATCATCTGATGTTAATAATTCCGTTTTGGAGATACAGCATGGTAAAAATGAAGTCAGTAAAGCTCTTTTCTTACTTAGACACTGACAGGATAATTAACACTTCATATTTACAAGGAACGTAGTTTAAAACTACTTTGAAAATCTTTCAAAGTAGTAGAATGCTGGGTTATGAAGTATCTGTTGTTATTGCTGTATAATTTCCAGTATATTTGAAATCTCAAATACTCAAATGGGTTTTTCTCCCCATCAGAACAGTTTCCCTCTTGGAGACAAACTCAGTTGGATCGTGGGGAGAAATTCTGACTTTGGAGGTGACCGTGCAATAGATGGAATGcacagtgcagctctgcagtcatCACTGAGTCCGTCAGCCAGTGAACCTTTGCCTGTTAAAAATCATTTAACAAGTGAAGCAGTgtataaagatttaaaaataactcGTGATCTGAACTCAGAGGTACCTGAAAGAGAGAATACTTTGGATTC from Vidua chalybeata isolate OUT-0048 chromosome 8, bVidCha1 merged haplotype, whole genome shotgun sequence encodes:
- the C8H10orf88 gene encoding ATPase PAAT isoform X1; amino-acid sequence: MSSGCAAAEEEAEEGGREPRCVSARCSWPCAPPGGLARALCLRRGAGDGEPCSEAVVAERREGGEEPCELRLQCRPGAEMVSVGIVSQARNMEVYVGEEYCGTGRGQSRGTRPAPGETEEVTLYHKYLQFECPAASCRIKLLSFGEKHRVLISKIILEVKAVSAKLATDFPSLGSSIDLDRVQTIMESMGSKLSPGAQQLMDMVRCQQKNSFPLGDKLSWIVGRNSDFGGDRAIDGMHSAALQSSLSPSASEPLPVKNHLTSEAVYKDLKITRDLNSEVPERENTLDSERLPTQQNAVDLRNDLKVMGSLQVQQQAGETPNVANPQVLLPFLQNLCTQVNHLRLKDGERHLGKSAVPKAEGVQSAGVEQQPICSYLEKIISKNLDLMEKKLMDYIDCQIQALQTHIDNKMFLLMDLVQNSKQNKISEAHYDSNEGFSNGER
- the C8H10orf88 gene encoding ATPase PAAT isoform X2; translated protein: MSSGCAAAEEEAEEGGREPRCVSARCSWPCAPPGGLARALCLRRGAGDGEPCETEEVTLYHKYLQFECPAASCRIKLLSFGEKHRVLISKIILEVKAVSAKLATDFPSLGSSIDLDRVQTIMESMGSKLSPGAQQLMDMVRCQQKNSFPLGDKLSWIVGRNSDFGGDRAIDGMHSAALQSSLSPSASEPLPVKNHLTSEAVYKDLKITRDLNSEVPERENTLDSERLPTQQNAVDLRNDLKVMGSLQVQQQAGETPNVANPQVLLPFLQNLCTQVNHLRLKDGERHLGKSAVPKAEGVQSAGVEQQPICSYLEKIISKNLDLMEKKLMDYIDCQIQALQTHIDNKMFLLMDLVQNSKQNKISEAHYDSNEGFSNGER